A genomic region of Catalinimonas niigatensis contains the following coding sequences:
- a CDS encoding DUF2911 domain-containing protein, producing the protein MKKTVLYLILLAIFVQRVHAQDLRGIDKSPMDMAYFPDDFAHDIRFAPEKLEFDRAIIRVVYSRPAKNGREVFGNMVPYGEVWRVGANEAPEIKFYEDVSLNGKKIKAGSYALLAIAGEKEWILILSKDVDQWGAYSYDKKDDVLRVKASVTQLSNPIENFTIQFEGKGKGKKEGIMKLAWDQTLVELPFTF; encoded by the coding sequence ATGAAAAAAACTGTATTGTATCTCATTTTACTTGCGATATTTGTTCAACGAGTACATGCTCAAGACCTGAGAGGTATAGACAAAAGTCCGATGGATATGGCTTATTTTCCGGATGATTTTGCCCATGACATCCGTTTTGCTCCTGAAAAGCTGGAATTTGACCGAGCCATCATCAGGGTAGTGTATAGCAGGCCTGCTAAAAACGGAAGAGAAGTGTTCGGCAATATGGTACCCTATGGTGAGGTATGGCGTGTAGGAGCCAATGAAGCACCAGAAATCAAGTTTTATGAAGACGTAAGCCTCAATGGGAAAAAGATAAAAGCCGGGTCCTATGCTTTGCTAGCCATAGCAGGAGAAAAGGAGTGGATATTGATTCTAAGCAAGGATGTAGATCAATGGGGTGCCTACAGCTATGATAAGAAGGACGATGTGCTCAGGGTAAAAGCGTCTGTCACCCAGCTTAGTAATCCTATTGAAAATTTCACGATACAATTTGAAGGGAAGGGTAAAGGTAAAAAAGAAGGTATCATGAAACTTGCCTGGGACCAGACTTTGGTAGAACTGCCATTTACTTTTTGA
- the floA gene encoding flotillin-like protein FloA (flotillin-like protein involved in membrane lipid rafts), translating into MDGPFSILIIIGAVIIGIMLLFYILPINIWIPAVFSGVNVKLLNLTFMRIRRVPPSTIANAMILASKSGLSDVTSDELETHYLAGGNVPLVVKAMIIADKANIPLTFKQATAIDLAGRNVLEAVQTSVTPKIIDTPSIAGVAGDGIQLIVRARVTVRANIQQLVGGAGEDTILARVGEGIVNTIGSARSYAIILENPDHISKKILERGLDAGTAFSILSVDIADVDVGENIGAKLMIDQASADLRVAKAKAEEKRAMAVASEQEMKAKSQKARADVIAAEADVPMALAEAFRKGNLNIR; encoded by the coding sequence CTTTTCTACATACTACCAATCAATATCTGGATTCCTGCTGTCTTTTCCGGCGTAAATGTAAAGCTGTTAAATCTGACATTCATGAGGATACGCAGAGTGCCGCCCAGCACGATTGCGAATGCCATGATACTGGCTAGTAAATCCGGTCTTAGCGACGTTACCTCGGATGAATTAGAAACTCACTATCTGGCAGGGGGCAACGTACCCCTGGTGGTCAAGGCCATGATCATAGCGGATAAAGCCAATATTCCCCTTACCTTCAAGCAGGCAACTGCTATTGATCTGGCAGGCAGAAATGTACTGGAAGCAGTACAAACATCGGTTACTCCCAAAATTATTGATACCCCCTCCATTGCTGGTGTGGCTGGTGATGGAATTCAGCTGATCGTCAGAGCCAGGGTGACGGTAAGGGCCAATATACAACAATTGGTGGGAGGTGCCGGTGAGGATACCATTCTGGCCAGGGTAGGAGAAGGCATTGTCAATACCATAGGCTCTGCCCGCTCTTACGCAATTATTCTGGAAAACCCTGATCATATCTCCAAAAAAATCCTTGAACGTGGCCTGGATGCAGGTACAGCTTTCAGTATTTTATCGGTGGATATCGCTGATGTAGATGTGGGAGAAAACATTGGTGCCAAACTGATGATAGATCAGGCTTCAGCCGATCTGAGGGTAGCTAAGGCCAAAGCTGAAGAAAAAAGAGCAATGGCAGTAGCCTCAGAGCAGGAAATGAAAGCTAAATCCCAGAAAGCCCGAGCCGATGTGATCGCTGCCGAAGCAGATGTGCCAATGGCCCTGGCAGAAGCTTTCAGAAAAGGTAATCTAAATATCAGATAG